The Pirellulales bacterium region TGCAGCTCGATACTGATTACGTCGACTGCGTGCAGATTCACAGTCCCGCCATCGAACGAGTTGGGTTCGAGGGAGCGATGAAACTGCACGCCGAGCTAGTCAAGCTGCGCGACGAAAAAATGTTGCGATTTATCGGTCTGACGACGCACATCGTATTCGAAGACGTGCTCAAGATGATCTCGACCGGCGGCTTTGATCAGGTGCTGCTGGCCTACGGATATTTCCGCAAAGGTATGGATACGATCCTCTCGAATCGCAACGTCGAGTATCGCGATATGTGCCTGACCAAGGCGACCGACCTGGGCATGGCTATCGTCGCGATGAAGGTCATGGGGGCCAACATCTTCAGCCATAACGCCAAGAACCTGGTCGCCGACGCCGACCCAGTGCAATTGGAAAAACTGCCGCCAGCGGCCATCCGCTGGGTGTTGCAAGATCCACGAATCTCGTTGCTCAATATCGGCGTTTCGATGCCCCAGGATATCGACCGCAATCTTAGGACGCTGACCGGCAATCTGGCCTTCACCAACGAAGATCGCACGCTGTTGGCTGACTTCGCCGCCAAAGCCTACGAGGCCGAAGTGGTGAAAAAAATGAAGGTGACTTAGGACGAGTCGTAGGCTACGATTCCCGCGCGCGATCCCTGAATAGGGGCACCGCGGGACAAACCACGGATGGTCGACCAAATGAGATACTGTGCTTGCCTTGCGATACTTGGTGGCGCCCTGCTCTCGATCGGGGCCGATCGCGTCGAATCAGACAAAGATCGAATCCAGGGCGACTGGCAAGTTGTCTCATTCGAGCGAAATGGTGAGCAGCTAAAAGACGCCGTCGGCGACGTTGATCGATTCGTCGATGGAAAGGTACTGCTTGTCGAGAAAGACGACCCTTGCGAGACGTGCGAATTCGTCGTCGCGTTGTTTCCTGACGAAGATCCCAAGCAAATCGACTTCAAATACACCGGCCCAGAGCGAGACGACATTGAGCCCGGCAAAGACACCATGCGGGGTATCTATCAGTGGCAGGGAGAGCAGCTGGTTATCTGCATGGGGGTCGGTGGTGGCGAGCGACCTACGGAATTCACGGCCCCCAAAGGAACGGAATTCTCTCTGGAACGCCTCAAGCGAATTCGATGATGTAAGAGCTATCCGCGCCGTGAGTCAATCACATCGCGAATGATTGCCTGTAGGTCGTAACGCAGCCGAAAGTCGATCGTGGCCCGCAGTCTGCCTAGGTCGGGCACCCGGCTACGCACATCTTCAAAATCCGCCGAATAGGCTTCGGCGTAACTCTGGAAAATAATCGTCAGGCGAGAGTCGATCGCGGCCACAACCTGCTGGGCAAGATCGAGAATGCTTACCGCCTGGTCGCTGCCGACGTTGAACACGCGGCCCAGTGCCGCCGGTGTGCCCACGAGCGCGAGCACCGCAGCGACCACGTCCGCGACATGGGCGAAACAACGCACCTGCTGGCCATCGTCGTGCACTACTAATGGACCGCCGACCAAAGCGGCATCGATCAAACGCGGCAAAACCATGCCATACGCCCCACTCTGCCGCGGGCCGACGACGTTGAAGAACCGGGCGATGACTACAGGCAGACCATGTTCGCGCGCATACGCCAGGGCCAGAAACTCGTCGACCGCCTTCGATACTCCGTATGACCAGCGTGCCCGGGTTGTGGGCCCGAAGACCAGATCATCTTCCTCGGTCCATTTCGGCAGGGGGTTCTTGCCGTAGACCTCGCTTGTGCTGGCAAGAAACAACTTTGTTAGCTGCCCCTGGTCGGACCGCAGCTTGAGTTCTCTCAGCAGTAGCTCGGTGGGAAATATATTTGTCTCGATCGTGCGGACCGGATTGCTGGCAATGAGTTGCACGCCCACCGCGGCGGCCAGATGGTAGACGCAGTCGACATCGTCCAGCAGTTGCCGTATCAGCCCGCGATCGGCCACCGAACCGCGCACGTAGGTAAATCCGGCTTGCTGCCTGGCCGAGTCGAGATTCGAGGTATTGCCTGTCGACTCGTCGTCGACCACGATCACCTGTTCGCCGCGCGCCAAGAGAGCATCGGCCAAATGACTGCCGATAAAGCCGGCCCCCCCGGTGATTAGCGATCGGGTCAAAATCAGTCTCTTCTGTGGATTGGGGGTCAGTCGCCCTGCGATGGCCGCCCACTCGCCAGGGAGGTGGCAGCGACGACGCATTCTAATGCGAAAAGGCCCGACCTGACGACCGCTGGCAATGGACTTCCTCCGGGCAAAACTGAATCTTGTCCGCCATCACGTCATAAAGTAGGATATTGCGTTCCCAATCCCCGATAGCTCAGTTGGTAGAGCGAGCGGCTGTTAACCGCTAGGTCCTAGGTTCGAGTCCTAGTCGGGGAGCCTAAGGTCGGCCATCGAGCAGTGCCGACCCCCGAGTTTAATGAAAAACGCCGAGGCGAGAGTCGCCTCGGCGTTTTCGTTGCGCCCCGACAAATTCCGAGAGCACGCCAAGAATCACGCCGAACTTACGTCCGAATTAACGGCAGTCGAACAGCAGATCCCGGGTTGCCGAGAGCGCGCTCTCGCTGGGCAGCTGACGTCCAAAGTGCGCCGCGAGGTGGTCTAAACTTTCGGCTGCTGGCCCATTCAACCGACCCGCAAGTTAACTCGACTCAATCGGGGAATCGCCAATCGTGCGCGAAGATCCCGATATCCTAGAGAGTCGATATTCGCCAGAAAAATGCGCATCTCAAAAATCTGCCCAGCTTGCCTCATCGACCACGACCATCATCATCTTGGCATCGCGTCTGGGTCAGCGTATAGCGTTCCTGGGAACGGCGTGGCGCTCAGCTCTATCTCGCCGGATCGCCATTTCGGCAATCGCAAACGTAGGATTTCAGCTGGCCGAAATCGCCAGAATTGACTGGATGTGACGCACGACAAGAGGTAACTGTCTCCTACTTCCGCGTGATCGCGACTGCCGACTGTCGGCGCGGATCGCTGCGGACCGAAGAGGAGACGACGATGACCGCGCTTAAAACAACGACGTCCAAGAGACGCAAAAAGTCGAAAACCGCAGCGTCGAACAGTGAAAGACCTGTTGCACAGTCGCGGAATGCGAAACGACGGCAGAGGCGGACCAGCTAGATCGTTTCAAGGTGTTCACGGTCAATTAATTCATGCGCCGTACTTCCTTCTGGAGCTACTGGCGCTCGACACGCCGTCTCGAGCCAAGCCCACGATCGTCGCTGGCATTTCCGCGTGCGTCGCGCTAACTGCCAAGGAACGGGTTCGAGTCCGGAACGGGGAAGCTCGTGTCAGTAAAACCGATGTTGGATCCATCGAGCGGCGCCCCCAAAGTTACTCCGTGCCCGAGTATCTGGGTCCCGTCGCTCCGATTAACTCAGAGGCGGTCGCACCATAGTCCGCCATGATGGAGAGATTATTCGTCCAGTCCGTTAGCTTGGCGTCTGGTGCTGCGATGTTGTTTGCTAGGAACTCGTTGAGACCGTCCTGGGTGAACAAAGATAATTCACCGCTGCTCACCAAATTGGTCGCCATTGCGACCGGCGATGCGACGAGCACGAAAGCCATCGCGAGAGCGACGGCGGCTCCTTGAGCAATGCGTCGATATGCCAGGCCAATGAGCAGCGCGAGACCAGTGCCCGCCAGGCAAATCGCGCTCGGCTCGGGCACTGGGTTACCGGTGATCGCGAAAGCCAAGTCGTATGGCGGATTAGCGGCGTTTCCAGCCGACGAGTTCCAGGGAGTAGGATATCCGCCGAGAGCCGCACTTCCCCAGGCCGCGGCGTCCCCAAGATTGCTGGCTGGTGTCGTTGTATCCCAGCCGAAAATTGCGGTCACGCCGTTCGCCGTGGCTCCGGGCTGGGCTTCCACGTTGAGCCAATAGGTTCCCGGGCCTAGGGTCTGAGGGGCGATGTTGAAGTCGTATTCATAGATGGTCGTATCGGATCCTATGAATCCCGCCACGGGATCATAGAACGCCTCGCCCAGCGTCACGGCGACCAACGACGTTGATGTCGGAGCGGTAGTCGATTGCCAGAGCGGAGGGTTTACGGGCAAGCTGGGCGACAGACCATTATCGGTGTGGAGACTGAGCGAGAAAGTTACGTCGCTGGCGCCCAGGGCAGGCAAATTGTCGCTGAGAAACGCTCCAAAGACGTGCAAATCCGTGACCTGCGTGGTCTGTGTAATCGGAAAATCGTCGGCCAGGATTCTCGGCACCGTGTCATTGACGGCAAAAGCAGCCGTACTCGCGTTGGGAAGTTGCTGGTAGACGATTGGATTAGCCAGCGATCCCCTTGCCGCGACGGCAACGGTTATTACAGCAACCAGCAGGGCCGACGTTAGATGGTTACACTTCGAGAGCGAGAAGTGACTCGATGTGCACCTGAGCGTTCTCCTTATGTTCATAGGCTGAACTATCGCGGTGGTTGTCGAGCTGTCCGTTTCTGGACGGCGCGCTATTGAAATTGGACTCAATGCTGCGGGAATTCTCCGTCGTCGGCGGCGGTAAGTTAGAAAAGTGATACCTACCGCACCGATTCCGAGCGACACCAAACTACTGGGTTCGGGAACCGAAGACGTATAGAGCCTGAACGCCATGTCCTCCGAGGACGAACTGATCCCCTGCGGGCCGTCGATATTATCTTGGTAGAACAGGGGGGCAAAGCCTGGCACTGGAACCCCATTGGCAATTCCCCCGACGATGGCATCATCCTGGAAATGCCATACGGGAGACACGGCCGGGCCGATGTTCTGTTCGCCAGGACTGACCGGTGCGAACAGAGGGTTTGTCAGCCCGTAGTCCCGATTGTGCCAGCCCCAGCCAATGTTCGGATCGCTGGTTAGTGCCGTAATGCTCATCCAATAGATAGTGTTTGCCTGCTCCTTGAAGGGAACGGCCAGCTCGCCGTTGTACTGGTAAAGATGGTCGCCGGGAGTGGCGGTGTTGATCTGTTTTTCGGTAAAGGTGCCGGAGGCGGGACTCAGTGCTCCCAGATTGACGATCGAACTCGAAAGGAGGGAGCCGGGATGGCTTACCACACCGTTGAGTGCCGGAACGTCGGAAGAAAACGAGATCTGGAACTGAGTCACGCCGTTATCGATGATGTTGTTGGCATACGAGCCCCACCATTGGACGTGCACGACGGGCGTCGAAAGCTTGTCAGAGAAGTCATCAGCCACGTAGCTGCCATTGTAACCCGTGCTTGTTGAATTCAGATAAGCAGTGCTTCGCTCATCGTGGCCAAAGTACAGCGCCCCGCCCGCGCTCGGTCCCATGCCGTCGTTGAGCGGAAGTTGTTCGAACTTCAGGATTTCGCCGGGAAGCGGATCAGCGAGGGCCGGGGTGACGCAAACAAAAGCAAGGGCTACGATGCTAAAAGCGTAGCGGCGGATGGTTGAAGAATTCATGTGACATATCCCTTTGCAAGAAAGGCGGAAGGTAATTGACGAGTAATCACGATCTGACCTGGTGGACGCGATATTGCTGTCGGTGAAATTCAGGCGTTTTTCTTTGGGTAACATGTGGACCATGTGTTGATTCGTCCCCGAGACGGTACGCCCGGCTCGGGGAGCGCCATTGACCTACAAACCGGCGTGCGAATCGACGAACTTACGCAGAGAATCGAAACGCTTCTCGGTGACCAATGACTTCAGGATCGGCTTGCAGTCGATCGACCGCGTTGCGTCCTTGCACAAATAAAGGTCCGCCCCGCGAAAACAAGCCTGCCTCTCGTCTTCGGCGTCGTAGTGATCAGCGATTGCAAATAGCCTCGCTGCAACAGCCAACTCGCGCAGCATTTCCAGAAAATCGAAGCCAAGCATATCAGGCAGATGAACATTGATCATCCACAGGGCGGGATGACCGCGCGGTGCAAATTGGATGGCGGCACGACCGCTTGTCAAAAAGTGGACACTCCAACCGTGCTCGCCAGCCAGCGCGGTCAGGTCGCGATAATCTTTGGGGCAAGGATCGATTACTACAATGTGTGATTCAGAGCCGAGACGTCGTAACATGGTTTCCTCCCAGTGTTGCCGGTCCCGCTCTATTCGCCGCGATCCTGACGATTCAGTTCGATCAGGCATCACTTGCGACGAGCGCAACAGCGGCAAAAAACGTCAACGATTGGATGCGGACTTGATGTTGCCCGAATTTGTTCCAACGCCATAGGCCTCGGAGCACTCAAGCACTCATACGACGAACTGTTAAAGCACGCGCCGTGCCAGAACACATGACGACGGTGCAAGTGCGCGCCGAAGAGCAACAAGCGGTTGAAGTTAAGCGCAAGAGAATTGCTTCTCGACAGAGAGCGTGCCAATTGGGCACACAGCGTACGGCCAACGATATGCGGCGCAACGCAACGATGTTGTTGCACTGCGCCGCAATAACAGCGCTAACAATTGATGCGTTATTCCGCAATTTGGAAGCGATCGCTGGACCTGCCGCGAAGTGACGATTCAGAGGTCCTCGACCACAGTGCGGACACGGGTGGTTGCGAACAGTCGCACGCGCCGGGTCGCCACCTTACGGCTGTATCTTGCGCGGTCGTCCCCGACGAGGCGCAGGGATCGAGATTCCG contains the following coding sequences:
- a CDS encoding aldo/keto reductase, which gives rise to LPILGMGGSAMVQLFTSSYGVKLLPLDERVAMVRHAYDSGIRYFDTARVYGESEQIMGRGLKGVRDNVYIATKCHMTEPGQVRKSVETSLVQLDTDYVDCVQIHSPAIERVGFEGAMKLHAELVKLRDEKMLRFIGLTTHIVFEDVLKMISTGGFDQVLLAYGYFRKGMDTILSNRNVEYRDMCLTKATDLGMAIVAMKVMGANIFSHNAKNLVADADPVQLEKLPPAAIRWVLQDPRISLLNIGVSMPQDIDRNLRTLTGNLAFTNEDRTLLADFAAKAYEAEVVKKMKVT
- a CDS encoding response regulator, encoding MLRRLGSESHIVVIDPCPKDYRDLTALAGEHGWSVHFLTSGRAAIQFAPRGHPALWMINVHLPDMLGFDFLEMLRELAVAARLFAIADHYDAEDERQACFRGADLYLCKDATRSIDCKPILKSLVTEKRFDSLRKFVDSHAGL
- a CDS encoding TIGR03067 domain-containing protein codes for the protein MRYCACLAILGGALLSIGADRVESDKDRIQGDWQVVSFERNGEQLKDAVGDVDRFVDGKVLLVEKDDPCETCEFVVALFPDEDPKQIDFKYTGPERDDIEPGKDTMRGIYQWQGEQLVICMGVGGGERPTEFTAPKGTEFSLERLKRIR
- a CDS encoding PEP-CTERM sorting domain-containing protein, which translates into the protein MVHMLPKEKRLNFTDSNIASTRSDRDYSSITFRLSCKGICHMNSSTIRRYAFSIVALAFVCVTPALADPLPGEILKFEQLPLNDGMGPSAGGALYFGHDERSTAYLNSTSTGYNGSYVADDFSDKLSTPVVHVQWWGSYANNIIDNGVTQFQISFSSDVPALNGVVSHPGSLLSSSIVNLGALSPASGTFTEKQINTATPGDHLYQYNGELAVPFKEQANTIYWMSITALTSDPNIGWGWHNRDYGLTNPLFAPVSPGEQNIGPAVSPVWHFQDDAIVGGIANGVPVPGFAPLFYQDNIDGPQGISSSSEDMAFRLYTSSVPEPSSLVSLGIGAVGITFLTYRRRRRRIPAALSPISIARRPETDSSTTTAIVQPMNIRRTLRCTSSHFSLSKCNHLTSALLVAVITVAVAARGSLANPIVYQQLPNASTAAFAVNDTVPRILADDFPITQTTQVTDLHVFGAFLSDNLPALGASDVTFSLSLHTDNGLSPSLPVNPPLWQSTTAPTSTSLVAVTLGEAFYDPVAGFIGSDTTIYEYDFNIAPQTLGPGTYWLNVEAQPGATANGVTAIFGWDTTTPASNLGDAAAWGSAALGGYPTPWNSSAGNAANPPYDLAFAITGNPVPEPSAICLAGTGLALLIGLAYRRIAQGAAVALAMAFVLVASPVAMATNLVSSGELSLFTQDGLNEFLANNIAAPDAKLTDWTNNLSIMADYGATASELIGATGPRYSGTE
- a CDS encoding NAD-dependent epimerase/dehydratase family protein, translated to MTRSLITGGAGFIGSHLADALLARGEQVIVVDDESTGNTSNLDSARQQAGFTYVRGSVADRGLIRQLLDDVDCVYHLAAAVGVQLIASNPVRTIETNIFPTELLLRELKLRSDQGQLTKLFLASTSEVYGKNPLPKWTEEDDLVFGPTTRARWSYGVSKAVDEFLALAYAREHGLPVVIARFFNVVGPRQSGAYGMVLPRLIDAALVGGPLVVHDDGQQVRCFAHVADVVAAVLALVGTPAALGRVFNVGSDQAVSILDLAQQVVAAIDSRLTIIFQSYAEAYSADFEDVRSRVPDLGRLRATIDFRLRYDLQAIIRDVIDSRRG